In Mytilus edulis chromosome 7, xbMytEdul2.2, whole genome shotgun sequence, a single genomic region encodes these proteins:
- the LOC139481025 gene encoding uncharacterized protein, with amino-acid sequence MYHCIQAAKSCNIQHLTEDIDMLLQITVLVAFIASVLGHGRLISPPGRSTMWRYGYNTPKNYNDNQLYCGGFNKQWAVNGGKCGVCGDPWNEAHDNEAGGKYANGIVTGHYKSGQTIAVKVQVTATHLGYFEFRLCPVNNPRQPATQACLDRYLLRQPSGQTTFYEPGAIGTYTIHLVLPRGLSCKQCVLQWKWNTGNSYNCDNNHNCCIGCGPQEQFYGCADIAISSSGTSQSSSTGTGVHQGRPFSFLPILGHKIGTCKATPLFKSRNPYADQFCVSQCNRNKCPPSTYCTDACRKH; translated from the exons ATGTACCATTGTATACAAGCAGCTAAAAGTTGCAATATTCAGCATTTAACAGAA GATATCGATATGTTGCTGCAAATCACAGTACTGGTCGCATTTATTGCATCCGTTTTGGGACACGGAAGACTAATTTCTCCTCCCGGTAGATCTACGATGTGGCGTTATGGATACAATACACCTAAAAATTACAACGATAACCAGTTATATTGTGGTGGGTTCAAT AAACAATGGGCAGTGAATGGTGGAAAATGCGGGGTATGCGGAGACCCTTGGAATGAAGCTCATGATAACGAGGCTGGAGGTAAATATGCAAACGGTATTGTTACGGGACACTATAAATCAGGACAGACAATTGCGGTAAAAGTCCAAGTCACTGCCACTCATCTTGGATACTTTGAGTTCCGTCTCTGTCCAGTAAATAACCCTCGTCAACCAGCTACACAAGCATGTCTTGATAGATATCTACTGCGACAACCTAGTGGTCAGACTACGTTTTATGAACCAGGTGCAATTGGTACATATACAATTCATTTGGTACTCCCTCGGGGGTTGTCATGCAAGCAGTGCGTTTTACAATGGAAATGGAATACAG GGAACTCATATAACTGTGATAACAACCATAACTGTTGTATTGGCTGCGGACCACAAGAACAGTTTTATGGTTGTGCAGATATAGCTATTTCATCGTCAGGAACCAGTCAGTCTTCTAGTACTGGTACCGGTGTTCACCAAGGACGCCCATTTAGCTTCCTACCAATTTTAGGTCATAAAATTGGTACATGCAAAGCAACTCCGCTGTTTAAGAGTCGAAATCCGTATGCCGACCAATTTTGTGTCTCCCAATGCAACCGAAATAAATGTCCACCAAGTACATACTGCACGGATGCTTGTAGAAAACATTGA
- the LOC139481026 gene encoding uncharacterized protein, which yields MLCQIFTLATLIAAVYGHGRLISPPGRSTMWRYGYNTPKNYNDNQMSCGGFYKQWTLNGGQCGVCGDPWNEAHDNEAGGKYATGTIVSQYKTGQNIQVKVQITATHRGYFEFRLCPVDNPRQTATQACLDRNVLKQSNGQSKFYEPGAIGTYTVDLILPQGLTCTQCVLQWKWNTGNSYNCDNNHNCCIGCGPQEQFYGCADIAISSSGTSQFSNTGVHQVRPVGFLPISGQNVGTCQATPLFKSRYRYADQYCVSQCNQNKCPPRIYCTDACRSH from the exons ATGTTGTGTCAGATTTTTACATTAGCTACATTAATTGCTGCCGTTTACGGGCACGGTAGGCTTATCTCCCCTCCTGGAAGATCCACAATGTGGCGGTATGGATACAACACACCTAAGAATTACAACGATAACCAGATGTCTTGTGGAGGGTTTTAT AAACAATGGACACTAAATGGAGGACAATGTGGAGTATGTGGTGACCCTTGGAACGAGGCTCATGACAACGAGGCTGGAGGAAAATATGCAACAGGCACCATTGTTAGTCAATATAAGACAGGACAAAATATTCAAGTTAAAGTTCAGATCACTGCTACTCATCGTGGATATTTTGAGTTCCGTCTTTGTCCGGTTGACAATCCACGTCAGACAGCCACTCAAGCTTGTCTAGATAGAAACGTGCTAAAGCAATCAAATGGACAGTCCAAATTTTATGAACCAGGAGCAATCGGAACATATACAGTGGATCTTATTCTACCTCAAGGTTTAACCTGTACGCAATGTGTATTACAGTGGAAATGGAATACAG GAAATTCATACAACTGTGATAACAACCATAACTGTTGTATTGGCTGCGGACCACAAGAACAGTTTTATGGTTGTGCAGATATAGCTATTTCATCGTCTGGGACAAGTCAGTTTTCGAATACTGGTGTTCACCAAGTACGCCCAGTGGGGTTTTTACCCATTTCAGGACAAAACGTTGGAACATGCCAGGCAACCCCACTGTTCAAAAGTCGTTATAGATATGCCGATCAATATTGTGTATCTCAATGCAACCAGAACAAATGTCCACCGCGCATATACTGCACCGATGCTTGTAGATCTCACTAA
- the LOC139481027 gene encoding toll-like receptor 4, translating to MDYTILLLVTFCIISKLACADLCELSALFANCSKRGLSEVPQNLPDYITNLKLSDNNITKIEPKAFKRYGKLVILDLAHNKISILDSDAFMGLCELKVLSLTGNRLDHTKYPNNVFRPLKNIQELYLNRNMRRTPPSKQEQTCKYSDKAFSWMVNLNILSIDLCGSSDFGIGFLKLIHLQNLTFDYCLAYNLTKKTFSNFRNSNVTVLNLSRCELYEMSESIDAGILDPFSNVTSLDLSNSYFSLKHALKLLLPFRNKKMDMINFHRVSRNDRSSPNNPFKIVITSEMMQFLRTICVKSLILSYNGIVDAKPNSLFVFDHPECFENIIVSANSLWLEYPLQYIEVQKLLRTMINLRLFDYSYVPVKFTDMNFILPSNSVISNNHMLYTDRTVTNVTLYLPPKLEHVRFSHVMAASKLFSVIIRNTLALKILDLSYVSFKEFPDIFMPEGNVIEQLDFSGIDSRLYVDKGVTELMGEVKTLLVRDAKLDLTFRKRKNVFKYLRNRTISIYISHNHIWALPKTFRVMTNLEHIDLSYNSFRRFPKILTSLYNLKKVDLRFNKLLTLDKKVTQWADDVSKNHNFSLLFAGNEFACSCENRHFLRWLTQTKVSLDRDWHYHCRFPNGTRTNITNVMEQFHETFSDCDAIAWLRIGVICIVSSFVIICLSAILYQFRWRMAYFFYRKLKMNYSIESDDVEFRYDIFVAYASDSCEWLKGSLIPILEQEWKLSVCVKDRDFPVGEDRADTVINSIRNSKFIIFIITPKFIKRKWGKFEIEIAKYEMFEQRKQKHIIVIMKDGTSKEDVPIEFSLIWKGVIMIEWPSDDMNTENVLYDLKLQLS from the coding sequence ATGGATTACACAATTCTTCTGCTTGTGACATTTTGCATAATTAGCAAACTTGCATGTGCAGATTTATGTGAACTAAGTGCTTTATTTGCAAACTGCTCAAAGCGTGGTTTGTCGGAAGTTCCTCAGAATCTGCCGGATTATATAACTAACCTCAAATTATCAGACAATAACATTACAAAGATAGAACCAAAGGCATTTAAACGATATGGTAAGCTAGTAATTTTAGACTTAGCACACAACAAAATAAGTATCTTAGACAGTGATGCATTTATGGGCTTATGCGAATTAAAGGTGCTTTCTCTAACAGGAAATCGATTAGATCATACAAAATATCCGAACAATGTTTTCCGTCCactaaaaaacatacaagaactTTATCTGAATCGAAACATGAGACGTACACCTCCGTCTAAGCAAGAACAAACTTGTAAATACTCCGACAAAGCCTTCAGCTGGATGGTTAATCTAAACATTCTGTCAATAGATTTATGTGGAAGCTCAGATTTTGGCATTGGATTTCTCAAATTGATACATTTGCAGAATCTTACATTTGATTATTGTCTAGCTTACAATTTAACTAAAAAAACCTTTAGtaattttcgaaattccaacgtcACTGTGCTGAATCTCAGTCGATGTGAACTGTATGAAATGAGTGAATCTATTGACGCTGGAATTTTAGATCCTTTTTCAAATGTGACAAGTCTGGATTTATCAAACTCATATTTTAGCCTGAAGCACGCCCTGAAGCTTTTGTTGCCATTCCGTAATAAGAAAATGGATATGATAAATTTTCATCGTGTAAGTCGGAATGATAGAAGCAGTCCAAATAATccatttaaaattgttataacaaGTGAAATGATGCAGTTTCTTAGAACTATCTGTGTGAAATCTCTTATCCTGTCATACAATGGAATTGTAGATGCAAAACCCAActcattatttgtttttgatcACCCAGAGTGCTTTGAGAATATTATAGTATCAGCAAATAGTTTATGGTTGGAATATCCTCTCCAATACATCGAGGTTCAAAAATTATTAAGAACTATGATTAATCTTCGACTATTCGATTATTCATACGTCCCGGTTAAGTTTACAGATATGAACTTTATACTCCCGTCAAATTCAGTGATCTCAAACAATCACATGTTATATACAGATAGGACCGTAACCAATGTAACGTTATATCTTCCACCTAAACTGGAACATGTGCGATTCAGTCATGTAATGGCGGCGTCCAAACTGTTCAGCGTGATAATTAGAAATACACTTGCACTGAAAATTTTAGATTTATCGTATGTTTCCTTCAAAGAATTTCCTGATATTTTCATGCCTGAAGGTAACGTTATAGAACAGCTAGATTTTTCAGGAATAGATTCTAGATTATATGTTGATAAAGGAGTAACTGAATTAATGGGAGAAGTAAAAACTCTCCTCGTACGTGATGCTAAATTAGACCTAACATTTAGAAAACgaaaaaatgtctttaaatatttaagaaatcgAACAATTAGTATTTATATTTCTCATAATCATATTTGGGCCCTTCCGAAAACATTTCGTGTCATGACCAATTTAGAACACATTGATTTATCTTATAACTCATTCCGAAGATTTCCGAAGATATTGACATCATTATATAATCTCAAAAAAGTAGATTTGAGATTTAACAAGTTACTAACCTTAGACAAAAAAGTTACACAGTGGGCTGACGATGTAAGCAAAAACCATAATTTTTCATTACTATTCGCAGGGAATGAATTTGCTTGTAGTTGTGAAAATCGACACTTTTTGAGGTGGTTAACACAAACCAAGGTTTCATTGGACAGAGACTGGCATTATCATTGCCGATTTCCTAATGGAACAAGAACAAATATTACTAATGTTATGGAACAATTCCATGAAACATTTTCAGATTGCGATGCAATCGCTTGGTTACGTATAGGCGTCATTTGCATCGTTTCGTCCTTTGTCATCATTTGTTTATCAGCTATACTTTATCAGTTTCGATGGAGAATGGCATATTTTTTCTATCGAAAACTAAAAATGAACTATTCAATTGAATCGGACGATGTTGAATTCAGGTATGACATCTTTGTTGCATATGCCTCAGATAGCTGCGAATGGCTTAAAGGTTCATTAATACCGATACTTGAACAAGAATGGAAATTGAGTGTTTGTGTGAAAGATCGTGATTTTCCGGTAGGGGAAGACCGAGCAGATACTGTCATCAACAGCATACGAAatagtaaatttataatttttataattacaccaaaatttatcaaaagaaaaTGGGGAAAATTCGAAATCGAAATAGCTAAATATGAAATGtttgaacaaagaaaacagaaaCACATTATTGTCATAATGAAAGACGGCACATCAAAAGAGGACGTTCCTATTGAATTTAGTCTTATATGGAAAGGTGTCATAATGATCGAATGGCCAAGTGATGATATGAATACCGAAAATGTGTTGTATGATCTAAAGTTACAATTGAGTTGA